In Gemmatimonadota bacterium, the genomic window CCACCCAGGTTTCAAGCGTGCGCAGGTACTTACCCCCTCGCTTTACGAAGGTATTAGCCTCGGGACCTACGAGGGCGATGAAGCGGCGATTGAATGCCTTGATGCGAAAAATCGGACCTGAATTTCGGTATTGTTTGACGAGAAGCGAGCGCAAATCGCGCTTCATGTCGATGGCGTTGCCAAGAAGCGGCAACCCCGGTGCCTGCGGTATCTCTTTGCGTGGGGTAGGGGCAGGGACAGGAGGCTCATGCTCGCGGATCGCTCTGGTAACCGATTGCCCGATCAGGTCCATTTTGCGAATCAGTTCGATCCGTTCTTGTACCTCCGATAGTTCCGACTGGGATAAAATATTCTTGAACACGCCGCAGGCATCTGCCAGACAGATAATAACGATGTCGCGCGGATCTGGAATTTCATCGGTGAACAGTACGCGCATAATGCGTAACCGGACTTCTTCTACTGGTTGTCCATCAATGGTTGGATAGCGGCGAGAGCGCGACACCAGGCGCGAGAGGAGAAAGATATCTTCAGACTCGGCTTCCAGGATGCCCCGGTTGACCAACCGTGCAAGTGCTTTATCGCGGATTTCGTCGCCCCGTTTGGCCGTTTGTGCGACCCAATAGCTGGCATCTCGCGTGTCTGTATCCCGTGCGATGTCGGCAAGAGTGGGATCGAGCAGGTCGTCTTCGAGAGGCGTGGTGTCAACCAAAAAGAGATGCTCGAGATCGGTATCGATGCGGTTTTCCAGGGCCAAATCCATCAATACGGCCCCGGCGAGGACGATGTTCATAGTGTCCGGTGTAAGGCCGGGCGCGAAATCACCCCGGTCTTCATCGTAAAGGAGTAGAAGTATTTCTTCGGCAAATCTCAGCATAAAGGACAATCGTGTGAAATCTATAACAAGAGAATT contains:
- a CDS encoding GPP34 family phosphoprotein; the encoded protein is MLRFAEEILLLLYDEDRGDFAPGLTPDTMNIVLAGAVLMDLALENRIDTDLEHLFLVDTTPLEDDLLDPTLADIARDTDTRDASYWVAQTAKRGDEIRDKALARLVNRGILEAESEDIFLLSRLVSRSRRYPTIDGQPVEEVRLRIMRVLFTDEIPDPRDIVIICLADACGVFKNILSQSELSEVQERIELIRKMDLIGQSVTRAIREHEPPVPAPTPRKEIPQAPGLPLLGNAIDMKRDLRSLLVKQYRNSGPIFRIKAFNRRFIALVGPEANTFVKRGGKYLRTLETWV